A part of Neodiprion pinetum isolate iyNeoPine1 chromosome 4, iyNeoPine1.2, whole genome shotgun sequence genomic DNA contains:
- the COX7C gene encoding cytochrome c oxidase subunit 7C, mitochondrial: MLSRQIVRNFMTTVARRSGADDFHGGVPGGNLPFGINNRYKLTAYFIFFFGTGLGVPYLLVRHQLLKK, from the exons ATGCTGTCACGCCAGATCGTGAGAAACTTCATGACGACGGTTGCTCGTCGAAGCGGGGCCGACGATTTTCACGGCGGTGTTCCCGGAGGC AACCTGCCGTTCGGCATCAACAACAGGTACAAGCTCACCGCCtacttcatctttttcttcggTACCGGTCTCGGCGTTCCATACCTTCTTGTTCGTCACCAGTTGTTGAAGAAGTGA